In Frankiales bacterium, a genomic segment contains:
- a CDS encoding GNAT family N-acetyltransferase — protein sequence MSARIAPVVPPPRLRVAEPDDLPEVALVRARSWQAAYAGLVPHDVLSHLDEPERLDRWVAAYSGWGHARTVVAEDDGRIVGFTSSGPERGPDDLPCGVHGRGEVYAIYTLPSVWGTGAGRELLHHTLDELVTSGYDHVTLWVLEGNSRAQRFYERHGFAPTGERAQPADFLPELRYARRL from the coding sequence ATGTCGGCGAGGATCGCCCCCGTGGTCCCACCCCCGCGCCTGCGCGTGGCCGAGCCCGACGACCTCCCCGAGGTCGCGCTCGTGCGCGCCCGCTCGTGGCAGGCGGCCTACGCCGGCCTCGTGCCGCACGACGTCCTCTCGCACCTCGACGAGCCGGAGCGGCTGGACCGCTGGGTCGCGGCGTACTCCGGCTGGGGCCACGCCCGCACGGTCGTCGCCGAGGACGACGGGCGGATCGTCGGGTTCACCTCCTCGGGCCCGGAGCGCGGGCCGGACGACCTGCCGTGCGGCGTCCACGGGCGCGGCGAGGTCTACGCGATCTACACCCTGCCGTCGGTGTGGGGCACCGGGGCGGGGCGCGAGCTGCTGCACCACACCCTCGACGAGCTGGTGACCTCCGGCTACGACCACGTGACGCTGTGGGTGCTCGAGGGCAACTCCCGGGCGCAGCGGTTCTACGAGCGTCACGGCTTCGCGCCCACCGGCGAGCGCGCGCAGCCCGCGGACTTCCTCCCCGAGCTGCGCTACGCCCGTCGGCTCTGA
- a CDS encoding HAD-IC family P-type ATPase, whose translation MTAGTAHAAREHHELPVHEVLLVLGADLETGLGEDEARERLEAYGPNSLPRRREHGPLVRLALQLHSPLVYVLLSAVVVTVAVGEYVDAAVILGVVAVNAVVGFVQEQRASAALEALADLARTRATVVRAGVVRRVDSTELVPGDIVSLEAGDKVPADLRLAEVHDLRVDESTLTGESEPVDKRALVLPAETAVADRLNMAWSSTLVTSGRALGVVVATGAQTEIGRIQAFVGSAQGVETPLMKRLAVFGRWLSLVIVVVAAVTFALGVARGESAAEMVTAAVALAVAAIPEGLPAAVTITLAIGVSRMARRNAIVRRLPAAETLGSTTVVCTDKTGTITQNRMTVLRVVVVGEEHELADAPEAEVRPCLVAGVLCSSARLREPRAGVVEAVGDPTETALLHAALARGVDQRVELAARPLVDEVPFSSDTGWMATLHEDPGSGGRLLVVKGGVEPVLALCGRADRGGALDAAAVEAQATTLGDAALRVLAFAWTRTELDRIPEDLTGTLGFLGLQAMADPLRPESAAAIAACRRAGIQVKMITGDHPRTAAAVAARAGLAGCRPPVVVTGADVAPLTLAGLGDVLERTDVVARVSAGQKLRIVEALQSRGHVVAMTGDGINDAPALKQADIGVAMGRNGTEVAKESAAMVLADDDFATIEAAVEEGRSIYDNLVKFVTWTLPTNIGEGLVVLAAIVAGLALPMTPVQILWVNMTTAVALGLMLAFEPAEPGIMTRRPRSPGEPIVTRHLVWRMVVVGLLMLVGAFVSYEIVLRTGATLEQARTVAVNAFVAMEAAYLVNCRSLDGSVRRVGLLSNRWVLVGGAAMLVLQALFTFSPWMQEAFGTAAPPAASWLLVLAMGVGLLAAVAGFKRATAPRSPTAAQSRRA comes from the coding sequence ATGACCGCCGGCACGGCCCACGCCGCGCGCGAGCACCACGAGCTGCCGGTCCACGAGGTGCTCCTCGTGCTCGGCGCCGACCTGGAGACCGGCCTCGGCGAGGACGAGGCCCGCGAGCGGCTGGAGGCGTACGGGCCGAACAGCCTTCCGCGCCGGCGCGAGCACGGTCCCCTCGTGCGGCTCGCGCTGCAGCTGCACAGCCCCCTCGTCTACGTCCTGCTGTCGGCCGTGGTGGTCACGGTCGCCGTCGGGGAGTACGTCGACGCCGCGGTCATCCTCGGCGTCGTCGCCGTCAACGCGGTGGTGGGTTTCGTGCAGGAGCAGCGGGCCAGCGCGGCCCTCGAGGCACTGGCCGACCTCGCCCGCACCCGCGCCACCGTCGTGCGCGCAGGTGTGGTGCGCCGCGTCGACTCCACCGAGCTCGTCCCCGGGGACATCGTGTCGCTCGAGGCGGGCGACAAGGTGCCCGCGGATCTGCGCCTCGCGGAGGTCCACGACCTGCGCGTCGACGAGTCCACGCTCACCGGCGAGTCCGAGCCGGTCGACAAGCGCGCCCTCGTGCTGCCGGCCGAGACAGCGGTCGCGGACCGTCTCAACATGGCCTGGTCGAGCACCCTCGTGACCTCGGGGCGCGCCCTCGGCGTCGTCGTGGCGACCGGGGCGCAGACCGAGATCGGGCGCATCCAGGCGTTCGTCGGCTCCGCGCAGGGCGTGGAGACGCCGCTCATGAAGCGGCTCGCGGTGTTCGGTCGCTGGCTGTCGCTGGTGATCGTGGTCGTGGCCGCCGTGACCTTCGCCCTCGGTGTCGCGCGCGGAGAGAGCGCGGCCGAGATGGTGACCGCGGCTGTCGCGCTCGCCGTCGCCGCCATCCCCGAGGGACTGCCGGCCGCGGTGACGATCACGCTGGCGATCGGGGTGTCGCGGATGGCCCGCCGCAACGCCATCGTGCGCCGGCTGCCCGCGGCGGAGACGCTGGGAAGCACCACCGTGGTCTGCACGGACAAGACCGGGACGATCACCCAGAACCGCATGACGGTGCTGCGCGTGGTGGTCGTGGGGGAGGAGCACGAGCTCGCCGACGCTCCGGAGGCCGAGGTGCGGCCGTGCCTCGTGGCCGGTGTCCTGTGCAGCTCGGCGCGGCTGCGCGAGCCGCGGGCCGGCGTGGTCGAGGCCGTGGGCGACCCCACGGAGACGGCGCTGCTGCATGCCGCGCTCGCGCGAGGGGTCGACCAGCGCGTCGAGCTCGCCGCGCGGCCGCTGGTGGACGAGGTCCCCTTCTCGTCCGACACGGGCTGGATGGCCACCTTGCACGAGGACCCCGGTTCGGGCGGACGGCTGCTCGTGGTCAAGGGCGGCGTCGAGCCCGTGCTGGCCCTGTGCGGTCGTGCCGATCGGGGCGGCGCCCTGGACGCCGCGGCGGTCGAGGCGCAGGCGACCACGCTCGGCGACGCGGCGCTGCGGGTGCTCGCGTTCGCGTGGACACGGACCGAGCTCGACCGCATCCCGGAGGACCTGACCGGCACCCTGGGGTTCCTCGGTCTGCAGGCCATGGCCGACCCGCTGCGACCGGAGTCGGCGGCTGCCATCGCCGCCTGCCGGCGCGCGGGCATCCAGGTCAAGATGATCACCGGCGACCACCCGCGGACGGCCGCGGCGGTCGCGGCACGGGCCGGGCTGGCCGGCTGCCGGCCGCCGGTGGTGGTCACCGGCGCGGACGTCGCACCGCTGACGCTCGCCGGGCTCGGCGACGTCCTGGAGCGCACCGACGTCGTGGCCCGCGTGAGCGCGGGGCAGAAGCTGCGGATCGTCGAGGCCCTGCAGTCCCGCGGGCACGTGGTCGCGATGACCGGCGACGGGATCAACGACGCACCCGCGCTCAAGCAGGCCGACATCGGGGTCGCCATGGGCCGCAACGGGACGGAGGTCGCGAAGGAGTCCGCCGCCATGGTCCTGGCCGATGACGACTTCGCCACGATCGAGGCCGCCGTGGAGGAGGGCCGCAGCATCTACGACAACCTCGTCAAGTTCGTGACGTGGACGCTGCCCACCAACATCGGTGAGGGCCTCGTCGTCCTCGCCGCGATCGTCGCGGGCCTCGCGCTGCCCATGACCCCGGTGCAGATCCTCTGGGTGAACATGACGACGGCGGTGGCCCTGGGACTGATGCTCGCCTTCGAGCCCGCGGAGCCCGGCATCATGACGCGGCGACCGCGCTCGCCGGGTGAGCCGATCGTCACCCGGCACCTCGTGTGGCGCATGGTCGTCGTCGGCCTGCTCATGCTGGTGGGCGCCTTCGTCAGCTACGAGATCGTGCTGCGGACGGGCGCGACGCTCGAGCAGGCGCGGACCGTGGCGGTCAACGCGTTCGTGGCCATGGAGGCGGCCTACCTGGTGAACTGCCGCTCGCTCGACGGCTCGGTGCGTCGGGTCGGTCTGCTCAGCAACCGGTGGGTGCTCGTCGGCGGGGCCGCCATGCTCGTGCTCCAGGCGCTCTTCACCTTCTCGCCGTGGATGCAGGAGGCCTTCGGCACGGCCGCGCCTCCCGCCGCGTCCTGGCTGCTGGTCCTGGCCATGGGCGTCGGCCTGCTCGCGGCGGTCGCCGGGTTCAAGCGGGCGACCGCGCCGCGCTCCCCGACGGCGGCTCAGAGCCGACGGGCGTAG
- a CDS encoding DUF1876 domain-containing protein — MSMRGSVGDRVFAATARDGHLRSGRILALRHPDGSPPYVVRWDDSNQSTVWFPRGQGEPVRDVWPAAPTDGTRRRMKSWRVDVELVEDGTETTALALLHEDDDGTVVVAEGHSQRNPHDTDVPEIGDELAVSRALTLLATTLARTIDVTISDVEHRKVHVPGAASSVDLR, encoded by the coding sequence ATGAGCATGAGGGGCTCGGTCGGTGACCGCGTGTTCGCTGCCACGGCCCGCGACGGCCACCTGCGCTCGGGGCGCATCCTCGCGCTGCGCCATCCCGACGGGAGCCCGCCCTACGTCGTGCGGTGGGACGACTCCAACCAGAGCACGGTGTGGTTCCCGCGCGGCCAGGGCGAGCCGGTCCGCGACGTCTGGCCGGCTGCCCCGACGGACGGCACGCGACGCCGGATGAAGTCCTGGCGCGTGGACGTCGAGCTGGTCGAGGACGGCACGGAGACCACGGCGCTCGCCCTGCTGCACGAGGACGACGACGGCACCGTGGTCGTCGCCGAGGGGCACAGCCAGCGCAACCCCCACGACACCGACGTGCCCGAGATCGGCGACGAGCTCGCCGTCTCGCGGGCGCTCACCCTGCTGGCGACCACGCTGGCGCGCACCATCGACGTGACGATCTCCGACGTCGAGCACCGCAAGGTGCACGTGCCGGGCGCCGCGTCGTCCGTCGACCTGCGCTGA